Genomic DNA from Dioscorea cayenensis subsp. rotundata cultivar TDr96_F1 chromosome 1, TDr96_F1_v2_PseudoChromosome.rev07_lg8_w22 25.fasta, whole genome shotgun sequence:
taaggacaagcaaaagcttaagtgtttTTCCggtaaaatcataataaatactttttaaattatttttattaaataataaattatataataaaaaaataatattatcaaaaattaattaaataagctaaatttatagtttaaaaaatttaaaatttttaaaattataattatgtagataGATAATCAaggataataatgataaataaaatgaaaggtttagatataatttttttagaaaataaaaaataaaaaattatgaggcTATAGAAAATTGAAGGGGCAATATTAAAAGtgttatagttaaaaaaaaattaaaaatttcgaATTAATTATATCGATAGTATTATAGACTAAGGCTAtgtttgattgcccttttttttccctgaaaaaaatttttacgagtcattttccagctaaataggctgtttgtttgaaaaaattttccgtggaaaatttttccacaaactctGTCACGTGACCctattttccctcaaatcaGCAGAAAATTTTTCTTGCCTCCAAACTGGGAAAAGTTTTCCAGGGAAAACGTAAGGGGCTATGTAAAAAATAATGtgcgattgaaatatttaaaataactttttttaaaaaaatttaaaggaaaagttttttcttttctttctaattttttaaaaaaatagataaattatatcatttgataatattttaaaataaatttatcaagatTAGTGAACAGATCCCGCGATGTTTtcatggtaagattcaattctacttaaaataacttttcttttaaaaatttaaaagaaaagttttttattttcttttaaattttttttaaaaaaagataaattatataacttgataatactttaaataaatttatctagacCAGTGAACAGATCCTGCGacattttgatggtaagattcaattccacgtaacgctgtttataattttaataattttttaaaacatttccatggaaaatgtgactttttccaaggaaaattgatgcaatcaaacaacaaatgaggggttttccatgaaaaatgtttcattttccgttaaaaataagatcaatcaaacaacaaaatctgaattttctatggaaaattattgtttttctagcaAGAAAATAATGGCAATGaaactactattttttttttccatgtaaaatttttccatataaaaatattccatggaaaaattttcttttccagccATTTTTCATGTTGCCAATTAAACACAGACTAATAGTAAAAAAGGAAAGTGAAGCCCTCGAAAATTGCGAAAAACTTATAAGTTCAAATTTGTTGTGTATTGATATTATCATAggtttatagtttaaaaaagttaaaatatttatgataattatatggatagATGAATGTGGGATCTCAAAAATAGTGAAAGGCCTGGCCCAAACTTGTTGTGCATTgatatctttatattattatactCCTAAacaaagttaaaatttttaagataaattatatgGATAGATGAATTGTGTGACCTGAAAAATTGTAGCTCCCCTACTATAATGCTAAGTTTGTTATGTGttgatattgaaaataaaaattttcatgattatgataattatatggatatgaTAGAAGatgatagtaaataaaattttaaatataaatttattgttggatatttgttaaatatttttattattatttgttattaaaattgttgtgaaaaataatgagatatttgttgtgttaattgttatgaaaattttgattaattgttatatttaataatttatttagatgtaaatttgtttaaagttttttttttaatttcattatttcttaattaatacttaattaatatataaatactttgttaattacttataaaatttcaaatatttatttcttaatattaaaataatttatatttttttatcagaaAATGGAATCTGAACAAAATTATTGTGTATCCGTGAAAAATGCATTATCTCGTTAAATTGTAAATTctagaaatttattaatattattttgtcatatttattagttaaaaaatacgAAAATTATTTGTCTGTATATATTGCTTTTGTGATTATTACAATTTCTTTTAGCATATCAAcattttgaatttgtattttaacGCAATAACATAGATTATTTATATTAGAAGCTATTTTTTTGGATCTAGATAATTgtacaaaataatgaaatatagaTGTTTGCATCAATGTTATCAAAACCGGCCCGGACATCGACCCGGTCTAGGCTTCGGGTCTCGGGTCAACTGGTTCAACCGCCGGGTCATTCGGGTCAATGCcgggttaataaaattatttttaaatattatttttaaaattataaattagtttttaattctataataatatataacatttatttattatttgttatcaaataaataatttgaagggacaaaaataaattgtaaaaatacatgacaagcataaaagttaaaaccgatacataataaaatttcaaaattcaagctCTACATGACATAACAGACTCAACCTAATATCAAActcattcaaatattccatacataacaaaacacaacataaTATCATATGAATCCatagtgaaatttcaaatttaatcaaaccaactcaatccaatacataacaaaagttacaaaacttcaaagttcaaaccaccaaagtttcaaaattcaaaCCACACTCAACATCAAACTATCCATAACACAAGttcaaatttttgtaatttaacatCAAGTCAAATCTAATCCAATGCATAAGAAAATTTCGAACTAAACATCAACATATATTCAATCCATCGGTGGCCAAGGAAAAGGAGAAATAGAATTGGTTCCAAGATTTGCTTCAATGCCATTTGTCTCATGAttctcatcatcgtcatcatcatcatcttcattaaaaaTTGCATCCATATTCAAATCATCTGCATTATATCAAAAGTTTAAACTTTAAACTCCATATgtattatgtaattttatttatggataACAAGATTAATATCTGCTAATCAAATTTATCTAATTgtaaattcaaaacaatataCCATTATCTTGAATGTTAATATCACAAGAAGCAAGATGTTGAGTGAAATCCTCTAATTCAGAGCTTGATAAAATGTTAGGCTCTTCTTCAAGCACCCAATCTCCAATTTCATCAAAGTCTTCAAAATTAAGAGGATCAAAATTGCGACCTTTCAAATGATTCCTAACAcatttgattaattttcatGATCATTGCTaacattacaaaattaaaacatgataGTTGATACCAATAATAGTGGTAAACAAGCATAATTTACGAATTGCACCTTTGTTGAAGTTGCAAATTATAATGCACATATACAAGATCATTCAACCTTTGATGTTCTAATCTATTCCTTTTCTTTGAGTGGATATGCTCAAATATGCTCCAATTTCGCTCACAACCTGAAGAACTGCAAGTTTGACTTAAAACACGAATTGCTAATTTTTGTAAGTTTGGTGTAGAAGTCCCATAACATAACCACCACTCATCTGAAAATAAGATATAACATTTAACTTGAGTATACAGTatacacaataaaaatatacaaccaTAAATGATGAGATCATGAAGGAGCTTATACCTGGTGCCATCAAATTACGATCGGATATGGCTGACCTTCGTCCAAAGTCTCCCTGAGCTGTTCTAAAAAACTTCATCTCACTTGTCAACTTAGATCTCAAATCAGAATTTTCATTAGAATACCTTTCAATGACATCTAAAAGTCCAGATATAGTATGCTTGTGGTTTTCCATCTCTTGGTTGTTGTACTGGAATCTTGGATTCAACCAATAACCAGCAGCATGAAGATTTTTGTGCAATTGCCTATCCCATCGAGAATCAACAATCTTTAAATAAGGCTCAACCCTTTTCTTCCTCCTTTGAAATCTCTTACGCATTTCTTCTCTAGCTTTGTTAATAGCCTCGTATATGAAACCCATAGCAGGTCTATCATCACCATCAACAATGCGTAAAACACGCACAAGAGGCTCAGTGACTTTGACAATCACAACACATTCTTTCCAAAAGCTAGAATCCAAAACATgatcaacaaatttttttccaGCTCTTTCCTTGGCATATGCAGATGTAGTCCACTCTTTTGATGTCACCATAGCTTGAATAGCAtctttttgtgacaaaataCTTTGTAAGGCAATAAAGTTGGTTGCAAAACGAGTTGGTGCAGGACGAAGTATTTCTTTCCCATTTGTATGCTTTCTCATTAAATGCAAAGCAAAACAATGATTGTATATgtattttgtgattttagaaGCATGATCAACAATATTGCATACTTCATCCAACTTTCCAATATCTTGCAACATCAAATTTATGCAATGAGCTGCACAAGGAGACCAATAAAGTGTTGGAAATTCTTGTTCTAATAACCTTCCTGCTGCTACATAATTTGCTGCATTATCAGTAACCATGTGAACCACATTCTCTGCACCGACAAATAATACAACATCTCTGAATAATTTATACAACAAATCTGCTGTTTTTGAGACATCTGAAGCATCAATAGACTTTAGGAACACAGTACTCTTGGACAATataccaaaaaattaattaaagtccTTCTGCATTGATCTGTCCAACCATCAGCCATAATAGTGCAGCCTATTTCTTTCCATGTTTGTTGATAGctattaacatatttttttgtctCCTCCACATTCTTTGCTAGCAAATAGCCACGAGTAGCATGAAAATTAGGGCCTTTATAACCAGCTCCTATACTTGCTAACGCGTCGATCATAGGTTGGAAGTATACGAATTAATCGCATTAAAGGGAATAGAAGCATCAATCATCCATTTAGAGATAGCAAGATCACATCTATCAATAGCCTCTTTACTTTGCAACACACTCTTAAGTGTTGGTTGTGCTCCTTTAGTAGTTCTAGGCATTAAATAATCCCCCAATGcccatgtatttttttctttatttgttgagCTCATTTTTGTCATTACTTCCTCTTTTAGAACTAGAAGCCCCTTTCACCTTGAATCCGGGAGTATTACTTGGTGGAATTTCTTCAATATCATCACATTGTGAGTAAAATTGCTCTTCATAGTCTTTCATGCTTGGACCATGTAGATCTTGCCCCGCCAACAACTCTTgtgtctttcttctttttttctcagtATGATTTTCAATGCTTTTTTTGCATTTCATAACGAACATCGTATGCACTTTCTTGCATCCTTCTACATCACCCTTAATCCCAGCTAAATGTTGCTTAAATCTATTAATCCCACCACCTCCAAACACTTTGTTACAATATAAACACATTATCTTTCCTTTTGTTGCTCCAATTGTATCAATGATTTCACAATGCCCCCAAGCCGGGTCCGTCTTTCCCCTTTTAGAACTTGTGTTTACGGAAGAATCTTGAGTGGATTGTGGTGTTGTATTTGATGTAGGTGTATCACTTTGTGGTGTAGTACTTGACTCCAtcctaaaaagtaaaaagtcataaaataaaaatatgaacaacatcattataatttaatatagcTATGTATATTGACATATTCCATAGAATTGTGAGTCTCATGACATGGTGAGATAGAagaaaaatcaaactcaaacaCCGCACACACTCACCGCCGCactaccaaaaagaaagaatccTACCGATTAGTAACATATTCTAtgtgaaattgaaaaatatgaatcaTTACCAAGATATTTAATTGAAATTCTATA
This window encodes:
- the LOC120255512 gene encoding uncharacterized protein LOC120255512, whose product is MVTDNAANYVAAGRLLEQEFPTLYWSPCAAHCINLMLQDIGKLDEVCNIVDHASKITKYIYNHCFALHLMRKHTNGKEILRPAPTRFATNFIALQSILSQKDAIQAMVTSKEWTTSAYAKERAGKKFVDHVLDSSFWKECVVIVKVTEPLVRVLRIVDGDDRPAMGFIYEAINKAREEMRKRFQRRKKRVEPYLKIVDSRWDRQLHKNLHAAGYWLNPRFQYNNQEMENHKHTISGLLDVIERYSNENSDLRSKLTSEMKFFRTAQGDFGRRSAISDRNLMAPDEWWLCYGTSTPNLQKLAIRVLSQTCSSSGCERNWSIFEHIHSKKRNRLEHQRLNDLVYVHYNLQLQQRNHLKGRNFDPLNFEDFDEIGDWVLEEEPNILSSSELEDFTQHLASCDINIQDNDDLNMDAIFNEDDDDDDDENHETNGIEANLGTNSISPFPWPPMD